The Nitrospirota bacterium genome contains the following window.
TGTCGCGTCACGTGCTGTCTCATCGGTGAATCTCTGCACGATCTGTCACGATGAGCTCTTCTATTCCTATCGACGGGAAGGTCGTGTGAACGGAACGATGGTTAGCGGGATCACCCTTGCTTCCAGCCGGTAACAGATGGTCTGGCGCGTCGCGCTGACATTTGTTCGGTGGTTTGGGTACAATACATCCGAACGTTCGAGCGGCAGGGCGTTAGCTATGGCGATCAAATGAGATGGATGTACCGGTCGGTGGTTCAATCAGTGAGCATATCCGATTCGTGCTCGAGCAGATCAGGATTGCGACTCGGCAAGCTGGGCGGCCCCAAGGCAGCGTGCGTCTCGTTGCCGCGACAAAGTCAGTGGGGCTCGATCAGCTTCGCGAGGGGATTGCATCAGGGCTGACGATACTCGGGGAGAACCGCCTCCAAGAGGCACTTCCGAAAATCGAAGGTTTACGGGTCTCGCCGATTCAGTGGCATTTCATCGGCCACCTGCAGCGGCGAAAGGTTCGATCAGTCGTCGGGATCTTCGACCTGATACATTCGGTCGACAGTCTTGAACTGGCAGAAGAGATAGAAAAACGGGCCCAAGAAGTCGGAGTGAGGCAAGCGGTGTTGCTGGAGGTCAATCTTGAGGGGGAGGCGACAAAGACCGGCTTTCGTCCTGGTGAGCTTGAGGGACTGCTGCCGAGATTGGGAGCCTTGCCTCATGTGGAGGTGAAGGGGCTCATGGCGATTCCCCCTCCCGCCAGCGATCCTGAGCAGTCTCGTCTCTCTTTCCGTCGTTTGCGTGAGTTGGCCGAGCGCCTCTCGCAGCAATCGATCAGCACCGTCTCATTGAAGGAACTTTCGATGGGTATGTCGAGCGACTATTTCGTGGCAGTCGAAGAAGGGGCCACAATGGTGCGGGTCGGCACGGCTATATTTGGAGCACGGCGTGGCTAGTCCAACGATCACGAACAAGATTGCCTTTATCGGGGGCGGTCAGATGGCAGAGGCCATGATCGGCGGGCTGCTTTCCGGACAGGTGTGCTCTGCCGAGTCGATATGGGCGACGGACCCCGTTGCCGAACGCCGTGATCACTTGAAGCGTCAATTCGGCATTCGGGTTGGTTCTGCCAATGGTGAGGCCGTCGCCTGGGCCGATGTGGTCGTCTTGGCGGTGAAGCCCCAGATGCTTCAGGCTGTGCTCAGTGACCTTGGTCAGGCCTTGGCCCATGCGTTAGTGATTTCTATTGTGGCAGGGGTGACGATTCAAGCTATTGCGGAACAGATGGCCGGAGCGATGCGGGTCGTTCGTGCAATGCCGAATACGCCGGCATTGGTTCGGGAGGGTATGACCGCCCTTGCCCTGGGCAGCGCGGTATCTGAAGATGACAACCGAATGGCCCGAACGGTATTCGAAGCAGTCGGACGAGTGGTGCTGGTCGAGGAGCGGTTGATGGATGCCGTGACCGGACTGAGCGGCAGTGGGCCAGCCTATGTGTTTCTTGCCATCGAATCGTTGGCGGACGGGGGCGTCAAGATGGGGCTTCCGCGGCAGGTTGCCGAGCTCCTCGCTGCCCAGACGGTGCTCGGTGCGGCTCGGTTGGTCTTGGAGTCTGGGATGCATCCCGCTCAGCTGAAAGATCGGGTGGCTTCTCCAGGAGGCACGACCATTGCCGGGCTGCATCAGCTTGAACAGGGGAGATTTCGTGCGACGTTGATGTCGGCCGTCGAAGCGGCAACGATACGCTCGAAGGAGTTGGGACACTGATGTTTGTTGCAGGTAATGTATTGACGGCGGTTGCGACCATCCTCGACTATGTGTTGTGGCTCTATATGTGGGTGATCATTGCGCGTGCCCTGATCTCGTGGGTCAATCCGGACCCCTGGAATCCCATCGTGCAATTTCTCGATCGCGCGACCGAACCGGTCCTGGCGCCGATTCGTCGATGGATCGGGTGGCGTATGGGGATGGATTTGTCGCCGCTCATCGTGATTCTGATCATTATATTTTTACAGATCGCGGTGGTGCAATCACTCAAGGAATTAGCTATGAGGATGAACTGATATGACCATGGGGGATGCCATGAGAATTACACCGCTCGATATCCAGCAAATGGTATTCAGGGTCAGCTTCCGCGGCTACGACAAGGAAGAGGTCAATCGCTTTCTCGAGGAGTTGGCGCAGACGGTCGAATCGTTGAATCGGGACCAGGCCGTCCAGCGAGAAAAGATTCTGTTTCTGGAGCAGCAGCTTGTCGAGATGAAGCGGACGGAATCGACATTGTCGAGTACCCTGTTGTCGGCGCAGTCACTGGCAGAAGATGTGAAACGGAATGCTCAGCGAGAGGCGGACCTTGTCATCAAAGAAGCCGAACTGAAAGCCGGTGAGTTGATCCGTCAGGCCAGAGTCGAGCTGACCGATACGCAACGTGACCTCTTAGCGCTTCAGAAACAGCGGCTGCTCATGGTTGAACGGCTGCGTGCATCGTTGAGGATGTTCGAGCGGATGTTGGAAGTGGAAGAGCAGGAAGCGCTGCATGATGCTGCGACCGCAGCGGAAGAGAAGCTCGAAGGAGAGTCGAGCCCGGCGTTGTGACTCGTTCGGCCTGATCAGTTCTCGTTCACTGGTCCGTTCCCCGGCTGGCTTCTCGCCCCTCTCCAGCAGCCATGTCCCTACCCGTGACAGGTTGTTGTGCCTATGGCTACCCATCGCGTTATTGAAGCGGCATTACAAACGGCCGTTAATGACGGTGTTTTTCCCGGTGCCCAGTTGGCGGTACGCCTGCAGGGCGAACTGCAATGTGTTGTGGTGGCTGGACGATTGTCGTCAGAGCCCCCAGGTCTTCTCGTGCAACCCTCCACTCTCTATGACCTAGCCTCGCTGACGAAGCCGTTAGCAACGGTCACCTCCATCGTGCTCCTGATTCAGCGCGCTAAGGTGTCTCTTGAAGACTCCCTACAGCAGATACTGGTAGAGCTTGAAGGGACGCCGATCGGGGAGGCGACAGTCCGAGATCTCTTGACCCATCGCTCAGGCCTGCCAGGTTGGCGCCCGATCTACGAACGGCTCGAAGCACGAGGTATGACTTCAGAGTATTCTGGCGGAAGTCAGTCCATCAGGGATGCGGTGCTGAGTCTGATTCGTGATGAGCCATTGATCTACATACGAGGAGCGCGCAGCGTCTACAGCGACCTCGGATTCATGCTGCTGGGATTTCTGGTGGAGCGTCTGAGTGACATGGCATTGGACCGATGGTGCGAAGAAGCGATCACTCGGCCGACAGGGGCTGACCCGCTGCTCTTTCACCCAGTGGCAGGGCATGGGCAATCCCTACCGGAGGTCTCAAGGATTGCTCCGACCGAACAGGATGTTTGGCGGCATCGTCTTTTACGTGGGGAGGTCCATGACGAAAATGCCGCATCGATGGGTGGTGTTGCGGGCCATGCAGGGTTATTCGGGACTGCTGAGTCGGTGCTGGCTGTGTCCGGAGCCTGGCTTCGCGGCTATCATGGACGAGAATCGATTCTGGAGGAGAAGTTTGTCAGGCAGTTTACGACGCGCCAAGAATCTGTGTCTGGATCAAGTTGGGCGTTGGGATGGGATACTCCGTCGGCGCCGTCTTCATCGGGGGCCTGCTTCTCCGAACGGTCGTTCGGACATCTCGGCTATACAGGGACGTCACTGTGGATTGATCCCCTGTGCGAATTAGAAGTGGTGCTGTTATCCAACCGGGTACATCCGACTCGGAAGAACGAGAAGATAAAAGTCTTCCGCCCGCTCATTCACGACCTGGTCTATCGGGAGTATGTCGATCGAGGATAGGAAGCGACTACGCGGGGTCCTGGTACTCAACCCAGGTTTCTTTTTCGGCGAGATATTTCGTGCCTTTAAAATTCGCGCGCGTTCTCAATCTGCTGAAGCCGAATCCCTGCATGGCGTTGATGAGCTCTTGTACCGCAGCGGGAATAGTTGGGTGCGAGTGCCCCTCGACAGTCAGGGCTTCGTACATGGTCTTGGCGGCGTAGCCTGAGGTGGTTCGATTGACGAGGACTGCGCGATTGAAGTACCGATCGCTCGGGTCGACTCCTTCGACCTGGTGCTTTTCAACGAGACCTTCTTTTTTGAAAAGTAGCGGAAGCGAACTCATCACCACCTCCATGATACCCACTTGGAACGGTCTAGGGCCCTGATTATAAGGAGGGGCTGTGCCGACTGCAAGCCGTTGACAACCTCTTGATGCCCCCCTATCATTTCGTGCCGTTGCGATCGGTCGACGTGTGTTGCTTTGGACGCGATGAATATTCCCAACAGCTTGACCATCCTTCGCATTCTCCTGATTCCCTGCTACATCGGGTTGCTTGTCTACGGCAGATTCGATCAAGCTCTCATCGTGCTTATCGTGGCAGGGCTGACCGATGCGCTTGATGGGGCCATCGCTCGCGTGATGAATCAGCATACCCGGCTTGGAGCCGTGCTGGATCCTCTGGCCGATAAGCTGCTCCTTACCTCCGGGTTCATCACACTCTCGATGATTCATTTGATTCCGTCGTGGGTCACCATTCTTGTGGTCAGCCGAGACTTGATCCTGATGCTCGGGACGGCGGTGGCGCATTTCACGGAATCCCACGTGGATATTGCGCCCACGTTCCTGGGCAAGGGCACCACGCTGCTCCAGCTCTCCTATATTGTGACGGTGATATTTCTGAGTTCGCGTCACATCAAAGTTCCTCCCATGGTCATGCTATCCCTCTTGTTTGTCATGGTCTCCTTTACACTCCTGTCAGGGTTGCATTATCTCTACCGAGGCTACCGGCATACGAGTGCGCTGAGCAGCTAGTATTTTGTAGGGCTTGAGCCTGCCTGCCTCTTTGCCCGCGCAGAGATTGTGCATTCGTTTGACAGGTTTGGGGGTGGTTAGTAGACTCGCCTGGTAGGTATTCCTCTCAGTTTACAACCGGCCATGGTCATGGCCACATCGAAGGGTGAGTGTTGCGTATGGCTACCTTTGCATATGTCGGACGAACCAGATCAGGTGCCGTCAAGAAGGGCGAGCTGAGCGCGAAGACCCGAGATGAGGCGGTGGATCAACTCCGCAAACAAAGCGTCGTCGTCACTAGTCTTGATGAAAAGAAGGGAGGCTCAGGCGGATTCAACTTGAGTCTTGGCTCTGGCCTCACCGATAAAGATTTGGTCGTGTTTACGCGGCAATTTGGCACGATGATTAATGCAGGTCTGCCGTTGGTGCAATGTCTCGAAATTCTCTCGACCCAGTCCGAGAATAAAGTGCTACGAGAGACGATCGGAGAAGTGAAGACTCAGGTGGAAGCCGGCTCGACCTTTTCGGATGCCTTGCGGCGTCACCCCAAAGTGTTCGACGATCTGTATGTCAACCTCGTCCATGCGGGTGAGGTGGGGGGGTTGCTCGATACAATTTTGACGCGTCTTGCCGTGTACATCGAGAAAGCGATGAAACTCAAAGGGCAGATCAAATCTGCCATGATCTATCCTTCCGCGATCATGGGGGTTGCGGTTATTGTGATCGCGGTGCTCATGATATTTGTCATCCCGATCTTTGCAAAGATGTTTCTGGAGTTGTCAGGCGGGAAAGTAGCGTTGCCTGGCCCAACCCAAGTGGTCATCGACGCCAGTAATTTCTTTATCGCGTACTGGTACGTCATCCTCGGGGGTATTGTGGGGACCATCATGGGTGTGAAGAAGTATTATGCGACCGTTCAAGGGAGGAAGGTCATCGATACGTTGTTGCTCAAGTTGCCAGTCGTTGGAGATTTAATCAGAAAAGCTTCTGTCGCGAAGTTCACCCGCACGCTTGGGACATTGCTGACCAGTGGGGTTCCCATTCTCGACGGGTTGACCATTTGTGCAAAGACCTCGGGCAATAAGGTTGTTGAAGAAACCTTGTTAAACGCGCGTGTCAGTATCAGCGGCGGAAAGACCATTTCAGACCCCTTAGCCGCCAGCGGGGTTTTCCCGAAGATGGTGACGCATATGATCGCCGTCGGTGAATCAACCGGCGCGCTGGATGCGATGTTGGGGAAAATTGCAGACTTCTACGAAGAGGAAGTCGATCAGGCGGTGTCCTCGTTGACGGCATTACTTGAGCCGGCGATGATGGTGTTCTTGGGGGTTGTGATTGGGTTTATCGTCATTGCGATGTACCTCCCGATCTTCAAGATGGCGTCTGCCATCGGATAGAGACTGGCGGTCGCCGTCCCTCTCGCGGAGTTGAGGCCTGTCTCCCAGTATGAAGGCGCTGAGCTCTTAGGGCTAAACTTCTCGCCGCCTCACCGAATGTGCGATGAGGCGGCTGTTGGCCTCCTAATTCGAAGAGAATGAGCGAAGCACATCTTTCTTCATATCCCGCCGATTCTTCTTCTTGTCCAGAGGCTTTTCACTCATGAGTGAGTTGCGCATAAGACTGTATTGGCTCATGGGGATTCGGCTCGCTCTCGTGAGTCTGACGCTCGGCCTGTCTCTCGCTTTCCAAGTTGTGAAGGGCGGGCGGGTTGAAACGTTTTATGCCCTGATCGTTCTCGCGTACGTTCTGACGATTCCTTCCGCTTTCCTGCTCCGTAGGCTAACCTCATCAGTCGCGCTCACGATATTCCTTTGGGCTCAGGTTGGGATCGACTTCCTTCTTGAAACGGTGTTGGTTGCGAGGACAGGGGGGGGCGAGAGTCCCTTCGCGGTGTTGTATGTCATGACGGTAGCGGTGGCCAGTCTCGTCCCTCGCCGACGCGTGGGGCTTCTTGCCGCCTGTTTCGGTATCATTCTGTTCGGGCTCTTAACCAACATTCAACTGTACGGTCTTGCTGAAGGGTGGGGGTGGCTACCGCCGAGCCGGCTGACGGCGCCTGAAACGTTTCAAACATTCGGCGTCTATGCGCTTGCGCTGCTGGTCGTCGGAATTCTTGGCGGAACCTTAGCAGATCAGCTTCAGCAGGCGGACCAATCGTTACGCGAGAAGGAACAGGGGTTGACCCGGCTCCAGGTCTTTCACGAGAATATTGTCCATAGTATCAGCAGCGGCGTATTTACGGCAGATGCTACGGGGTGCATCACCTCATTCAATCCGGCGGCACAGGAAGCGACTAGGTATACGATCGCCCAGGTGGTCGGGCGTCCTTGGCGCGAAATCTTTAATTGGCATCCTGCTCAGGAATCAGACGAGCTGCTTGGCGATTCCCTGTCGTCGACGACGCGATTTGAGGTCGAATGTAAGCGTGCTGACGGCAATCGCCTGATCCTTGGTATGACCCTTTCTCCGTTGCATGAGCAGGGGAAGCAGACAGGCCTCGTTGGTGTGTTTAAGGATCTGACGCAGATTCGGGATCTCGAAGAGGAGATGCGGCGTAAGGATTGGCTGGCAAGTTTGGGTGAAATGTCTGCTGGAATGGCTCATGAAATTCGGAATCCGCTTGGCGCGTTGGCAGGCGCCATGCAAATGCTTCGGAAAGATGCGACGGAAGATCAAACCAATCGCCGGCTGATGGACATTGCGATTCGAGAGGCCACCAGGCTCGACAATATCATCACGGAATTTCTCCAGTATGCCCGTCCTCCGGCACTGAATCTTGCCGAGCACGATCTCAATAAAGTACTTGCCGAGACGCTTGATCTCGTTCAACATGAAGCGCGAACTCGTTCACATATCAAAATTGTGACATCCCTGGCAACGGGGATGCTCACGGCCCTGGTCGATCAAGATCAGTTCCGGCAAGTCTTCTGGAATATGGCGACGAACGCCTTTGAGGCGATGCCGGAGGGAGGACAGTTGACGATTTCGACAGGCTGTCGTCACGTCGATGCCGGCGGCCGCAAGGGGGATGTCATCGAAATTGCTTTTCAGGACACCGGCGAAGGCATTCCGAAGCAGAATCTGGATAAAATATTCCTTCCGTTTTTCACGACGAAGAAAGAAGGGTCTGGACTGGGTCTCGCAGCCGTGCATCGTATCGTCGATTTGCACGGGGGCTGGATCAAGGTCGAAAGTCAGGAGCGTCAGGGCTCACGGTTTGTGGTCTGTATGCCGCGTTCTGGAGATGCCGGGATGCGGTTGTGGCATGAGGGACGAACGCCGTGGAAAAGATCCTAGTTGTTGATGATGAGCGAAGTCTCCGCGAGGTCCTGAGCATCATGCTCACACGAGCCGGGTATGCCGTGACCGAAGCTTCGGACGGCGAAGAGGCTATCAGTCATGTGAATAGGGAAATTTTCGATCTCGTGATCACCGACCTTCGCATGCCGAAAGCCGACGGCATGGCGGTCCTCAAGGCGGTGAAGTCCTCGTCTCCCGAAACCGTCGTTCTGGTCCTTACGGCATTCGCGACTGCGGACTCGGCGGTCGATGCGATGAAGCAGGGCGCGTATGACTACCTGACCAAGCCGTTCCAGGTCGATGAAGTGCAGCTGATCATCCGCAATGCTCTGGAGAAGCGGCGACTCTCGACGGAAAATATTCTCTTGAAGCGCGAAATGGCGAGCCAATCGTCGTTTGCGCAGATCGTCGGCCAGAGTGAGAGCATGCAGAAGGTGTTCGATGTGGTGCGCAAGGTCGCAGACGCCAAGAGCAAT
Protein-coding sequences here:
- a CDS encoding YggS family pyridoxal phosphate-dependent enzyme; this translates as MDVPVGGSISEHIRFVLEQIRIATRQAGRPQGSVRLVAATKSVGLDQLREGIASGLTILGENRLQEALPKIEGLRVSPIQWHFIGHLQRRKVRSVVGIFDLIHSVDSLELAEEIEKRAQEVGVRQAVLLEVNLEGEATKTGFRPGELEGLLPRLGALPHVEVKGLMAIPPPASDPEQSRLSFRRLRELAERLSQQSISTVSLKELSMGMSSDYFVAVEEGATMVRVGTAIFGARRG
- the proC gene encoding pyrroline-5-carboxylate reductase, translated to MASPTITNKIAFIGGGQMAEAMIGGLLSGQVCSAESIWATDPVAERRDHLKRQFGIRVGSANGEAVAWADVVVLAVKPQMLQAVLSDLGQALAHALVISIVAGVTIQAIAEQMAGAMRVVRAMPNTPALVREGMTALALGSAVSEDDNRMARTVFEAVGRVVLVEERLMDAVTGLSGSGPAYVFLAIESLADGGVKMGLPRQVAELLAAQTVLGAARLVLESGMHPAQLKDRVASPGGTTIAGLHQLEQGRFRATLMSAVEAATIRSKELGH
- a CDS encoding YggT family protein; protein product: MFVAGNVLTAVATILDYVLWLYMWVIIARALISWVNPDPWNPIVQFLDRATEPVLAPIRRWIGWRMGMDLSPLIVILIIIFLQIAVVQSLKELAMRMN
- a CDS encoding DivIVA domain-containing protein produces the protein MTMGDAMRITPLDIQQMVFRVSFRGYDKEEVNRFLEELAQTVESLNRDQAVQREKILFLEQQLVEMKRTESTLSSTLLSAQSLAEDVKRNAQREADLVIKEAELKAGELIRQARVELTDTQRDLLALQKQRLLMVERLRASLRMFERMLEVEEQEALHDAATAAEEKLEGESSPAL
- a CDS encoding serine hydrolase, which translates into the protein MATHRVIEAALQTAVNDGVFPGAQLAVRLQGELQCVVVAGRLSSEPPGLLVQPSTLYDLASLTKPLATVTSIVLLIQRAKVSLEDSLQQILVELEGTPIGEATVRDLLTHRSGLPGWRPIYERLEARGMTSEYSGGSQSIRDAVLSLIRDEPLIYIRGARSVYSDLGFMLLGFLVERLSDMALDRWCEEAITRPTGADPLLFHPVAGHGQSLPEVSRIAPTEQDVWRHRLLRGEVHDENAASMGGVAGHAGLFGTAESVLAVSGAWLRGYHGRESILEEKFVRQFTTRQESVSGSSWALGWDTPSAPSSSGACFSERSFGHLGYTGTSLWIDPLCELEVVLLSNRVHPTRKNEKIKVFRPLIHDLVYREYVDRG
- a CDS encoding CDP-alcohol phosphatidyltransferase family protein, whose amino-acid sequence is MNIPNSLTILRILLIPCYIGLLVYGRFDQALIVLIVAGLTDALDGAIARVMNQHTRLGAVLDPLADKLLLTSGFITLSMIHLIPSWVTILVVSRDLILMLGTAVAHFTESHVDIAPTFLGKGTTLLQLSYIVTVIFLSSRHIKVPPMVMLSLLFVMVSFTLLSGLHYLYRGYRHTSALSS
- a CDS encoding type II secretion system F family protein — protein: MATFAYVGRTRSGAVKKGELSAKTRDEAVDQLRKQSVVVTSLDEKKGGSGGFNLSLGSGLTDKDLVVFTRQFGTMINAGLPLVQCLEILSTQSENKVLRETIGEVKTQVEAGSTFSDALRRHPKVFDDLYVNLVHAGEVGGLLDTILTRLAVYIEKAMKLKGQIKSAMIYPSAIMGVAVIVIAVLMIFVIPIFAKMFLELSGGKVALPGPTQVVIDASNFFIAYWYVILGGIVGTIMGVKKYYATVQGRKVIDTLLLKLPVVGDLIRKASVAKFTRTLGTLLTSGVPILDGLTICAKTSGNKVVEETLLNARVSISGGKTISDPLAASGVFPKMVTHMIAVGESTGALDAMLGKIADFYEEEVDQAVSSLTALLEPAMMVFLGVVIGFIVIAMYLPIFKMASAIG
- a CDS encoding ATP-binding protein, with the translated sequence MSELRIRLYWLMGIRLALVSLTLGLSLAFQVVKGGRVETFYALIVLAYVLTIPSAFLLRRLTSSVALTIFLWAQVGIDFLLETVLVARTGGGESPFAVLYVMTVAVASLVPRRRVGLLAACFGIILFGLLTNIQLYGLAEGWGWLPPSRLTAPETFQTFGVYALALLVVGILGGTLADQLQQADQSLREKEQGLTRLQVFHENIVHSISSGVFTADATGCITSFNPAAQEATRYTIAQVVGRPWREIFNWHPAQESDELLGDSLSSTTRFEVECKRADGNRLILGMTLSPLHEQGKQTGLVGVFKDLTQIRDLEEEMRRKDWLASLGEMSAGMAHEIRNPLGALAGAMQMLRKDATEDQTNRRLMDIAIREATRLDNIITEFLQYARPPALNLAEHDLNKVLAETLDLVQHEARTRSHIKIVTSLATGMLTALVDQDQFRQVFWNMATNAFEAMPEGGQLTISTGCRHVDAGGRKGDVIEIAFQDTGEGIPKQNLDKIFLPFFTTKKEGSGLGLAAVHRIVDLHGGWIKVESQERQGSRFVVCMPRSGDAGMRLWHEGRTPWKRS